Proteins from a single region of Orcinus orca chromosome 20, mOrcOrc1.1, whole genome shotgun sequence:
- the CEACAM18 gene encoding LOW QUALITY PROTEIN: carcinoembryonic antigen-related cell adhesion molecule 18 (The sequence of the model RefSeq protein was modified relative to this genomic sequence to represent the inferred CDS: inserted 3 bases in 3 codons; deleted 1 base in 1 codon; substituted 1 base at 1 genomic stop codon): MSLWLQDIGVHSIDNCVVLGKHCRNSVASRSFGLLSGTSKTGSRAGSGGGWSQWCAHTRLQGPAAGAYVVAEGAKAEASWSLERPLHQEDVRSSWTFPDIDAASGGSWSLWHGPMFNSRERMYMTGXLLIRGSQLSDTGSYTVWVEASNGTQRATGWPEIRELEIPGISVNISSVAENMDSLAAVCHTSATNVKWYVSYTQVSSYDHMTVSPDNKTLIIQRISSCNSPLQCGIEILPQIIERSEVIFPTLTYGPSSVLIRSKRRNFNGILPAEMGSQVEMECISYFRPEFKYQWIHFHCGFKYQWIHFLLNFSEXKITFLNLIWDQMGRYRYQEVQLQVPWHXDCFXQRFHYLRILAGISHHGDSSGQCPLLCIPHSYPDQTLLYQGKLGYMTTHLRHRRQDQMGKEGSNSPTSLSDTMGPSGMPLLNIARDRETEQPIHAQ; encoded by the exons ATGTCTCTTTGGCTCCAGGACATTGGGGTCCACAGTATTGACAACTGTGTGGTCCTTGGCAAGCACTGCAGGAATTCTGTGGCTTCAAGATCTTTTGGGCTCCTAAGTGGCACCTCCAAGACTGGTAGCAGGGCAGGCAGTGGTGGTGGATGGAGCCAGTGGTGTGCACATACTCGGCTGCAGGGGCCAGCTGCAGGTGCCTATGTAGTGGCAGAGGGGGCCAAAGCAG AGGCTTCCTGGTCCCTAGAgagacccctccaccaggaggacGTACGCAGCTCATGGACCTTTCCAGACATAGATGCAGCCTCTGGGGGGAGCTGGTCCTTGTGGCATGGGCCCATGTTCAACAGCCGGGAAAGAATGTACATGACAG GACTGCTGATCAGGGGGTCTCAATTAAGTGATACAGGGAGCTACACTGTGTGGGTAGAAGCCAGCAACGGGACCCAGAGAGCAACTGGCTGGCCTGAGATTCGAGAGTTGGAAATCCCAGGCATCTCAGTCAACATTAGCTCCGTG GCAGAAAACATGGATTCCTTGGCTGCTGTCTGCCATACCAGTGCCACCAACGTCAAGTGGTATGTGAGTTACACACAGGTGTCCAGCTATGACCACATGACAGTCTCCCCAGACAACAAGACACTCATCATCCAAAGGATCAGTAGCTGCAACTCACCACTTCAGTGTGGGATAGAAATCCTCCCACAGATTATTGAGAGAAGTGAAGTAATCTTTCCGACATTGACCTATGGTCCCTCCAGTGTGCTGATCAGGAGTAAGCGCCGTAACTTCAATGGCATCCTGCCTGCTGAGATGGGCTCCCAGGTGGAGATGGAGTGTATCTCCTATTTCAGACCAGAATTCAAGTACCAGTGGATCCACTTCCACTGTGGATTCAAGTACCAGTGGATCCACTTCCTCCTGAACTTCTCAG AAAAAATTACCTTCCTGAATCTGATCTGGGACCAGATGGGCAGATACAGATATCAGGAAGTCCAACTCCAGGTGCCCTGGC AGGACTGCTTTTAGCAAAGATTTCACTATCTCAGGATCCTTGCTGGTATTTCTCATCATGGTGACAGCAGTGGGCAGTGTCCTCTTCTGTGCATTCCTCATTCATACCCTGATCAGACATTACTCTACCAGGGCAAATTGGGCTACATGACCACCCACCTCAGACATAGAAGACAAGACCAGATGGGCAAGGAGGGTTCCAACTCCCCCACTTCGTTATCCGACACCATGGGACCATCAGGTATGCCCCTTCTCAACATTGCCAGGGACAGAGAAACGGAACAACCTATACATGCCCAATAA